In Paenibacillus algicola, a genomic segment contains:
- the fliP gene encoding flagellar type III secretion system pore protein FliP (The bacterial flagellar biogenesis protein FliP forms a type III secretion system (T3SS)-type pore required for flagellar assembly.): MNKRIASLMLLILLVGAAWATPVLADPIPNIDIQIGGEGEQPGTSALSLILLITVLSVAPAILVLMTSFTRIVIVLGFVRTSLGTQMTPPNQVLIGLALFFTLFIMAPTFSTMNEQALQPYLQGEITQSEALERAEDPIKQFMFAHTREKDLLLFMKYTGEDKPETYEDIPLTVLVPAFAISELKTGFQMGFMIFIPFLVIDIVVASVLMAMGMMMLPPVMISLPFKILLFVLVDGWYLVVKSLLMSFNT, encoded by the coding sequence ATGAACAAACGAATTGCTAGTCTGATGCTACTGATCCTCCTTGTCGGTGCGGCCTGGGCCACTCCCGTCTTGGCGGATCCCATTCCGAATATTGATATTCAAATTGGCGGAGAAGGCGAGCAGCCCGGTACAAGTGCACTGTCCCTGATCCTGCTAATCACCGTACTAAGTGTCGCTCCAGCCATTCTGGTGCTCATGACGAGCTTTACACGGATTGTCATTGTCCTCGGGTTTGTCCGTACTTCCCTGGGGACACAGATGACACCTCCGAATCAGGTTCTCATCGGGCTTGCGTTATTCTTCACACTGTTTATCATGGCGCCTACGTTCTCAACAATGAACGAACAGGCACTGCAGCCCTATCTGCAGGGAGAAATTACGCAAAGCGAAGCCTTGGAGAGAGCAGAGGATCCCATTAAGCAGTTTATGTTCGCTCATACACGTGAGAAAGATCTTTTACTGTTTATGAAATATACCGGTGAAGATAAACCGGAAACGTACGAGGACATCCCATTAACGGTTCTTGTCCCTGCCTTTGCGATCAGTGAGCTAAAAACAGGATTTCAAATGGGCTTTATGATTTTTATTCCGTTTCTGGTCATTGATATTGTCGTAGCCAGCGTTCTTATGGCCATGGGGATGATGATGCTGCCACCGGTCATGATCTCATTACCCTTCAAAATTTTACTGTTTGTGCTGGTAGACGGCTGGTATCTGGTTGTAAAGTCCTTGCTGATGAGCTTCAACACATAG
- a CDS encoding TIGR02530 family flagellar biosynthesis protein: MNDRITIGSMYPGTLHPASLHNKRQSSPPGSSAENGVFKELLRENQIKISQHAAKRMEQRGIQLQSDQLAQISTAVEQAAAKGSKESLILLKDMAFIVNVHNRTMVTAMDGKAMKDNVFTQIDSAVIIS, translated from the coding sequence ATGAATGACCGGATAACCATTGGATCGATGTATCCAGGCACCCTTCATCCTGCTTCTCTACACAACAAAAGACAGTCTTCTCCTCCAGGCAGCTCTGCAGAGAACGGGGTGTTCAAGGAGCTTCTAAGAGAGAATCAGATCAAAATCAGTCAGCATGCTGCCAAACGAATGGAGCAGCGAGGCATTCAGCTTCAAAGCGACCAGCTGGCTCAGATCAGCACCGCAGTCGAGCAGGCAGCAGCCAAAGGCAGTAAAGAATCACTGATTCTGCTCAAAGACATGGCATTTATTGTGAACGTGCATAATCGCACGATGGTGACAGCGATGGATGGCAAGGCCATGAAGGACAATGTGTTTACACAAATTGATAGTGCGGTCATCATTTCTTAA
- the flgG gene encoding flagellar basal body rod protein FlgG, translating to MLRSMYSGVSGMRGFQTKLDVIGNNIANVNTVGFKASRVMFKDILSQTVSGVTAPVEGEQGGVNAKQIGLGVTIGSIDTVHTPGSAQTTNNPTDLRIDGDGFFMVKMSEDQEVPFLTRAGNFMLDGNRALVTSDGMFVCDIDGAPIVLGAEVTSFSIGLDGSILTQGGDGDAVQIGVAKVANPSALEKVGGNLYRVNANALGEDGDAEAMGLAANSEENGTGAIVAGQLEMSNVDLTGEFTEMIVAQRGFQANSRIITTSDEVLQEVVNLKR from the coding sequence ATGCTGAGATCAATGTATTCAGGCGTATCCGGGATGAGAGGATTTCAAACCAAGCTGGACGTGATCGGTAACAATATCGCGAACGTAAACACGGTGGGCTTTAAAGCCAGCCGCGTAATGTTTAAGGATATTTTGAGCCAAACGGTTTCCGGTGTCACTGCTCCGGTTGAAGGGGAACAGGGCGGCGTCAACGCCAAGCAAATCGGTTTGGGTGTCACGATTGGCTCCATTGATACCGTGCACACTCCGGGCAGCGCGCAGACAACGAACAATCCGACGGATCTTCGTATCGACGGTGACGGATTTTTCATGGTCAAGATGAGTGAAGATCAGGAAGTCCCGTTCCTGACACGTGCCGGTAACTTTATGCTGGACGGTAACCGGGCTCTGGTCACTTCCGACGGGATGTTCGTCTGTGATATTGATGGGGCACCGATTGTACTGGGAGCGGAAGTAACCAGCTTCTCGATCGGACTCGACGGATCGATTCTGACGCAGGGCGGAGACGGTGACGCGGTTCAGATTGGCGTAGCTAAGGTTGCGAATCCTTCTGCTCTGGAAAAGGTCGGAGGGAACCTCTACCGCGTAAATGCAAATGCACTGGGTGAAGACGGAGACGCAGAAGCCATGGGCCTTGCAGCTAACAGTGAAGAGAACGGAACGGGTGCTATTGTTGCCGGCCAGCTTGAGATGTCCAATGTGGACCTGACGGGCGAATTTACGGAAATGATCGTGGCCCAGCGTGGATTCCAGGCAAATTCCCGGATCATTACAACTTCGGATGAGGTACTGCAGGAAGTTGTTAACCTGAAGCGTTAA
- the fliY gene encoding flagellar motor switch phosphatase FliY, which yields MTSKDYLSQEEIDALLQQSGMSSTPSSPLSVDDVLTPLEQDALGEIGNITFGSAATALSTLLGKKVDITTPKVSIITRDQFEAEFPKPHVAVHVTYVDGFEGINSLVIKTRDAQIIADLMLGGEGAPQDEELNEIHISAVQEAMNQMMGSSATSMSTIFNRFVNISPPGIDILNMSNGDGVSNLPGDETLIKISFRLIIGDLIDSTIMQLLPVQFAKDMVNILMNGGEAEAEEPAAAEAAPAAQAPAAPAQPPQPDLAPPGQPAPGYGYGQGMPGAEMPGQPGYGQPPYVQSPYGQPGYGQAPYGQPQMPYPQAPQHFGGVPNRNVNVQPVQFANLQNAPFGPADENNLNLLMDIPLKVTVELGRTQKQIKDILEMSQGSIIELDKLAGEPVDILVNNKLIAKGEVVVIDENFGVRVTDIVSQWDRIQKLQ from the coding sequence TTGACGAGTAAAGATTATTTATCCCAGGAAGAGATTGACGCCCTGCTGCAGCAATCAGGAATGTCTTCGACTCCATCCTCCCCGCTGAGTGTGGATGATGTGCTGACACCGCTTGAACAGGATGCTTTAGGCGAGATCGGAAATATCACATTTGGCAGCGCAGCTACGGCCTTGTCCACACTGCTGGGCAAAAAGGTGGATATTACCACACCAAAAGTATCGATTATTACAAGAGATCAGTTCGAAGCGGAGTTTCCGAAGCCTCATGTTGCGGTCCACGTCACTTATGTAGATGGCTTTGAAGGAATTAATTCGCTGGTGATCAAGACCAGAGATGCTCAGATCATCGCAGATCTTATGCTGGGCGGAGAAGGGGCACCTCAGGATGAAGAGCTGAATGAGATTCATATCAGTGCCGTTCAAGAAGCGATGAACCAGATGATGGGCTCGTCAGCCACGAGTATGTCCACCATTTTCAACCGGTTCGTCAATATTTCTCCACCGGGAATTGACATCCTGAACATGTCGAATGGAGATGGCGTCAGCAATCTGCCAGGGGATGAGACATTGATCAAAATTTCCTTCCGGCTTATTATCGGGGATTTGATCGACTCCACCATCATGCAGCTTCTCCCGGTACAATTCGCCAAGGATATGGTGAACATTCTTATGAATGGCGGTGAAGCTGAGGCCGAAGAGCCAGCTGCCGCTGAAGCCGCTCCTGCTGCTCAAGCCCCAGCCGCCCCAGCACAGCCTCCGCAGCCAGATCTGGCGCCGCCAGGACAGCCTGCGCCAGGCTATGGATACGGTCAAGGGATGCCGGGTGCAGAGATGCCGGGTCAACCAGGCTACGGCCAGCCACCATATGTGCAGTCGCCGTACGGCCAGCCAGGGTATGGACAAGCGCCGTATGGTCAGCCGCAAATGCCTTATCCTCAGGCCCCGCAGCATTTTGGAGGAGTACCAAACCGGAACGTAAATGTGCAGCCGGTGCAGTTCGCTAATTTGCAAAATGCACCTTTTGGCCCAGCCGATGAAAACAATTTGAACTTACTGATGGACATTCCTCTTAAAGTCACCGTAGAATTAGGAAGGACCCAGAAGCAAATTAAGGATATCTTGGAAATGTCACAAGGCTCTATTATTGAGCTGGACAAGCTTGCGGGAGAGCCTGTAGACATCCTGGTGAACAACAAGCTGATTGCTAAAGGCGAGGTCGTCGTGATTGACGAGAACTTTGGCGTCCGTGTGACAGATATCGTAAGCCAATGGGACCGAATACAAAAATTACAATAG
- the fliQ gene encoding flagellar biosynthesis protein FliQ, whose protein sequence is MNAEFIIGLAGQAVYTVLKVSAPMLILALLAGLAISIFQATTQIQEQTLAFVPKIIVVLLALLIFGPWILTTLVDFTFGILDNLYKYIG, encoded by the coding sequence GTGAATGCTGAATTTATTATCGGCTTAGCCGGTCAGGCTGTGTATACCGTTTTGAAGGTGAGTGCGCCGATGCTGATCCTTGCTCTTTTAGCGGGTCTGGCTATCAGTATTTTTCAAGCAACAACACAGATTCAGGAGCAAACCCTGGCCTTTGTTCCCAAAATTATCGTGGTTCTGCTGGCCTTGCTCATATTTGGGCCCTGGATCTTAACCACATTGGTGGATTTCACGTTTGGGATTCTGGACAATCTCTACAAATATATCGGATAG
- a CDS encoding flagellar hook-length control protein FliK, protein MSLIFQKLTASSGASSSPLGKVSEAGQQGQGVLLGMFGEALNLQMGAEGSKKSMPADVSGNGLNPLLAWLRSTPAEGSELIAAGESALYIESDISRLAELLRTSGSLADALKDLRLAGSQELDLLEGALQYTEVPHLEQLEQALEENSDLLQELQAWLATAQLVIQRFQSMQQEQGSAGSASAAWTSTEESMVQLPALAAHKETIRFAVQDILTQLSQLKVKPEAAEEFSSQLRNLLKGYEEMLHAAVRGKFTKQEFSEVSIKANASTALPLMEEQSEFSELLPEPEVLTAGQLAIRSGGSTPIKTTEPMPVHQFAREMTQFTVNKLEFIKQQGFTEARISLNPEHLGKVDIKIMMQNGQLVAQFMTHSAEARELLDQQMTQLRTALLGQGLQVEKLEVTQNSQTSTSQFHMQDGRQSGSGQQQPGRRSKEADTTTDDALLTAELTEEWNERKAEAEQLSQLGREGGFQAKA, encoded by the coding sequence ATGTCATTAATCTTTCAAAAGCTGACGGCCTCATCCGGTGCATCCTCCAGTCCGTTAGGCAAAGTCTCTGAAGCGGGTCAACAGGGGCAAGGTGTACTGCTCGGGATGTTCGGCGAGGCTTTAAATCTCCAAATGGGTGCGGAAGGCAGCAAGAAATCGATGCCTGCCGATGTCAGCGGCAATGGCTTGAATCCGCTGCTTGCGTGGTTACGCAGCACGCCGGCTGAAGGCTCTGAACTGATTGCCGCGGGAGAGAGTGCACTCTATATAGAGAGTGATATTAGCAGGCTGGCCGAGCTGCTTCGTACTTCCGGGAGTCTGGCAGATGCGTTAAAGGACCTGAGGCTTGCCGGAAGCCAGGAGCTGGATCTATTAGAAGGGGCACTGCAATACACCGAGGTCCCTCATTTGGAACAGCTGGAGCAGGCATTAGAAGAGAATTCAGACCTGCTACAGGAGCTGCAGGCCTGGCTGGCTACGGCTCAGCTGGTCATCCAACGCTTCCAATCCATGCAGCAAGAACAGGGCTCGGCAGGCTCGGCCAGTGCTGCTTGGACATCAACCGAGGAATCAATGGTTCAACTGCCGGCGCTGGCTGCACATAAAGAAACGATACGCTTTGCCGTTCAGGACATACTGACACAGCTTTCTCAGCTCAAGGTAAAGCCAGAGGCTGCAGAGGAGTTCAGCTCCCAGCTGCGCAATCTGTTAAAGGGCTATGAAGAGATGCTTCATGCTGCGGTCCGCGGCAAGTTCACGAAGCAAGAATTCTCTGAGGTTTCTATTAAAGCAAATGCATCGACAGCGCTGCCGCTTATGGAAGAACAGTCAGAATTTTCTGAGCTGCTGCCGGAGCCGGAAGTATTAACAGCCGGACAGCTGGCTATTCGTTCGGGAGGCAGCACGCCGATCAAGACGACAGAACCGATGCCAGTGCATCAATTTGCAAGGGAAATGACCCAGTTTACGGTAAACAAGCTGGAATTTATCAAGCAGCAGGGCTTCACTGAAGCCAGAATTTCTTTGAATCCAGAGCATCTGGGCAAGGTCGACATCAAAATAATGATGCAAAACGGCCAGCTGGTGGCGCAGTTTATGACTCACAGCGCTGAAGCCAGGGAACTGCTTGACCAGCAAATGACCCAGCTGCGTACGGCATTGCTGGGACAAGGTCTGCAAGTCGAGAAGCTGGAGGTTACTCAGAACAGCCAGACCTCCACGTCCCAATTTCATATGCAGGACGGCAGGCAGTCAGGTTCAGGACAGCAGCAGCCGGGCAGACGCTCCAAAGAAGCCGATACGACGACTGACGACGCTTTACTCACCGCAGAGCTGACCGAGGAATGGAACGAGCGGAAGGCCGAAGCGGAGCAACTCAGCCAGTTAGGCCGGGAGGGTGGCTTCCAGGCTAAAGCTTAG
- a CDS encoding flagellar FlbD family protein, giving the protein MILVTRLNGSQMWLNALLIEMVEETPDTYITLTTGKRLIVLEKAPEVIQSIKAYHQEIGMQQASIKVQHQTEESP; this is encoded by the coding sequence ATGATCCTGGTAACAAGATTAAACGGTTCACAAATGTGGCTGAATGCGCTGCTGATCGAGATGGTGGAGGAAACGCCGGACACCTACATTACGCTGACAACCGGCAAAAGATTAATTGTGCTGGAGAAAGCGCCTGAAGTAATCCAGTCCATCAAAGCTTATCACCAGGAGATCGGCATGCAGCAGGCATCCATTAAAGTGCAGCATCAGACGGAGGAATCCCCATGA
- the fliR gene encoding flagellar biosynthetic protein FliR — MEWLEQSVPVFMLMFCRITAFFVVAPVYSSRTVPTTHKLGLSFIVTLLVYLSFGLSQTVTDNMSYILLILQEVLIGLLLGFTAYLMFAVVQTAGALIDIQIGFAMANVIDPVSGVSSPLIGNFKYMLAILVFLSMNGHHYLLDAIMYSYEWVPVTGNVFFKFEDGSTSEFLIKTFSYSFALALQMSAPIVVSLFLTDLGLGFLARTAPQFNVFVIGIIVKILVGLGMLFLLMPGMVTLFDHLFDKLFRALQGLLGVLGQRPE; from the coding sequence ATGGAATGGTTAGAGCAAAGTGTTCCCGTTTTTATGCTTATGTTTTGTCGAATAACAGCATTTTTTGTGGTCGCTCCGGTCTATTCTTCGCGAACGGTGCCGACCACCCATAAGCTGGGCTTGTCGTTTATTGTCACGCTGCTCGTTTATCTTTCGTTTGGCTTAAGTCAGACAGTGACAGACAATATGTCCTATATCTTGCTGATCCTTCAAGAAGTGCTGATTGGACTGCTGCTGGGCTTTACGGCCTACCTGATGTTTGCCGTCGTACAGACGGCAGGAGCATTGATTGATATCCAGATTGGCTTTGCAATGGCGAATGTGATTGATCCTGTATCAGGCGTATCCTCGCCACTGATCGGCAACTTTAAGTATATGCTGGCCATTCTGGTATTTCTGAGCATGAACGGCCACCACTATCTACTGGATGCCATTATGTACAGCTATGAGTGGGTGCCTGTAACGGGAAATGTGTTTTTCAAATTTGAGGACGGCAGCACTTCGGAATTTTTGATCAAGACCTTTTCGTATTCATTTGCACTGGCGCTGCAGATGTCGGCTCCGATTGTCGTATCTTTATTTTTAACGGATCTGGGATTGGGCTTTCTAGCAAGAACAGCGCCGCAGTTTAACGTGTTTGTCATTGGAATTATTGTCAAGATACTGGTTGGTTTGGGCATGCTCTTTCTTTTAATGCCTGGAATGGTGACGCTGTTTGATCATCTGTTCGACAAGCTGTTCAGGGCGCTGCAGGGACTGCTTGGTGTTCTGGGGCAAAGGCCGGAATAG
- a CDS encoding FliO/MopB family protein: MPLSSDIPRPDTSGFYLQLFYVFIVLAIIVFLIITLFRYLGRKNQSWMKGRSIKTLGALGMGPNKSVQVIEVGESIYVVGVGEDLSLLDKITDPDEVARLRAAMEQEQHRAAGTMPPFISNFAAKLKKNRPPEDVELEDTSSFHEVFESKLRNVPNRKQKVEELLREDQKDS, from the coding sequence ATGCCGTTGTCATCCGATATACCGAGACCGGATACGTCGGGCTTTTATCTGCAATTGTTCTACGTATTCATTGTGCTTGCCATCATTGTGTTCCTCATTATTACACTGTTCCGCTATTTAGGCCGGAAGAATCAAAGCTGGATGAAAGGACGCTCCATCAAGACATTAGGTGCCTTGGGAATGGGGCCGAACAAATCTGTCCAGGTCATTGAGGTGGGAGAGAGCATTTATGTTGTCGGTGTCGGTGAGGATCTGTCACTGCTCGACAAGATCACCGACCCTGATGAGGTGGCACGGTTAAGGGCAGCAATGGAGCAGGAACAGCATCGCGCGGCGGGCACCATGCCCCCGTTCATCAGTAATTTTGCTGCCAAGCTAAAAAAGAATCGTCCTCCGGAGGATGTTGAACTTGAGGATACTTCATCATTTCATGAAGTGTTTGAATCCAAGCTGCGCAATGTACCGAACCGGAAACAAAAGGTCGAAGAATTGCTGCGGGAGGATCAAAAGGATTCATGA
- a CDS encoding response regulator — MANRILIVDDAAFMRMMIRDILTKNGFEVVGEAQDGAQAIEKFKELRPDLITMDITMPEMDGIAALKEIKKNDPNAKVIMCSAMGQQAMVIDAIQAGAKDFIVKPFQADRVIEAINKTLGV, encoded by the coding sequence ATGGCAAATCGAATTCTGATCGTGGACGACGCTGCATTTATGAGAATGATGATTCGTGACATTTTGACCAAAAATGGGTTCGAAGTGGTAGGAGAGGCGCAGGACGGCGCGCAAGCTATTGAGAAGTTTAAGGAGCTGCGTCCGGATCTGATCACAATGGACATTACAATGCCTGAAATGGACGGTATTGCGGCATTGAAAGAAATCAAGAAGAATGATCCCAATGCGAAAGTCATTATGTGCTCGGCGATGGGCCAGCAGGCCATGGTTATTGATGCCATTCAGGCGGGTGCAAAGGACTTTATTGTGAAGCCATTCCAGGCTGATCGGGTCATTGAAGCGATTAACAAAACGCTCGGCGTGTAA
- a CDS encoding flagellar hook capping FlgD N-terminal domain-containing protein produces MASGYINQAVWPHYSPSNIQQAGKAEDTSTMGKDQFLSILIAQLRYQDPMQPMQDKEFIAQMAQFTSLEQLMNISSQLTDMRQSLGSASGLIGQKVSWIAVDQSGNSSVKSGIVDSILIRGGMHYASIGAAEIALEHIVQIENAPASAPSPSPETPTPAPGESSNEDIQLAEDDGSYSDNTADSQQPADGTEI; encoded by the coding sequence ATGGCCTCAGGCTACATCAATCAAGCAGTATGGCCTCATTATTCGCCAAGCAATATCCAGCAGGCCGGCAAGGCCGAAGATACGAGCACGATGGGCAAGGATCAATTTCTGAGTATTTTGATTGCGCAGCTTCGTTATCAGGATCCTATGCAGCCAATGCAGGATAAGGAATTTATTGCCCAGATGGCCCAATTCACTTCCTTGGAGCAGCTTATGAATATCTCATCCCAGTTGACCGATATGAGGCAGTCTCTTGGCAGTGCGTCCGGTCTAATCGGGCAAAAGGTAAGCTGGATTGCGGTGGATCAAAGCGGAAACTCTTCCGTTAAATCAGGCATCGTGGACTCGATCCTCATCCGGGGAGGCATGCATTACGCAAGTATCGGAGCGGCAGAGATTGCGCTGGAGCACATCGTGCAGATCGAGAACGCACCGGCATCAGCCCCTTCCCCATCACCAGAGACGCCAACACCAGCGCCGGGTGAGAGCAGCAATGAGGATATTCAGCTGGCTGAAGATGACGGGAGCTATAGTGATAATACAGCGGATTCTCAACAGCCTGCTGACGGTACTGAAATATGA
- the flhB gene encoding flagellar biosynthesis protein FlhB, with amino-acid sequence MDLQLFAGEKTEKATPKKRQETRKKGQVAKSMELSGASILLAAFICLIFFGGYIQNHLVRLFTDVFINRLEMAVTTDNVVMLLGEYGIQILILVAPIFISVLVIAIIVNYMQVGFLLTGEPLKMKLNKLDPIKGFKNIFSLRSLVEFSKSILKLAIIGYLVYTSLWSAKEDLSKLATTSPGQILHFTADVTLWLGIRIGAGLLVLAVFDYMYQKYDYEKNIRMSKQDIKDEYKKMEGDPLIKGKIRERQRRMALQRMMQEIPKADVIITNPTHFAVALKYDGSSMEAPQVLAKGQDYMALKIKEIAKNHGVMTMENKPLARALFQRTEIGDAIPGDLFQAVAEVLAYVYKLKGKAN; translated from the coding sequence ATGGATCTGCAGCTGTTTGCGGGGGAGAAGACCGAGAAGGCCACGCCGAAAAAGAGGCAGGAAACACGTAAAAAAGGACAGGTTGCTAAAAGTATGGAGCTTTCCGGCGCCTCCATCCTGCTTGCTGCTTTCATTTGCCTTATTTTTTTCGGAGGCTATATTCAGAATCATCTGGTCCGGCTGTTTACGGATGTATTCATCAATCGTCTGGAGATGGCGGTTACTACAGATAATGTAGTCATGCTTCTGGGAGAGTATGGCATACAAATTCTGATTCTCGTGGCTCCGATATTTATTAGCGTGCTCGTTATTGCGATCATTGTAAATTACATGCAGGTCGGGTTTCTGCTTACGGGAGAGCCATTGAAGATGAAGCTGAACAAGCTGGATCCCATTAAAGGGTTCAAGAATATATTCTCGCTTCGTTCATTGGTTGAATTCTCCAAATCCATACTTAAGCTGGCCATTATCGGATACCTTGTATACACCTCACTTTGGAGTGCGAAGGAAGACCTGTCCAAGCTGGCCACTACCAGTCCGGGACAAATACTGCATTTTACAGCTGATGTTACGCTTTGGCTGGGGATTAGGATCGGGGCCGGCCTACTCGTTCTCGCGGTCTTCGATTATATGTATCAGAAATACGATTACGAAAAGAACATCCGCATGTCCAAGCAGGACATCAAAGACGAGTATAAAAAGATGGAAGGCGATCCCTTAATCAAGGGAAAGATCCGGGAACGCCAGCGGCGGATGGCACTGCAGCGTATGATGCAGGAGATTCCGAAGGCGGACGTCATCATTACGAACCCGACCCACTTTGCTGTAGCACTGAAGTATGACGGCTCCAGCATGGAAGCGCCGCAGGTGCTTGCCAAAGGGCAGGATTATATGGCTTTGAAAATCAAAGAAATTGCCAAGAATCATGGCGTGATGACAATGGAGAACAAACCGCTTGCACGGGCATTATTTCAACGGACTGAAATTGGCGACGCCATACCGGGAGACTTGTTTCAGGCCGTAGCTGAAGTGCTGGCATATGTATACAAGCTTAAAGGCAAGGCGAATTAA
- a CDS encoding flagellar basal body-associated FliL family protein, with product MKKMLPWLITILVSITLIVLVVFLLSDKLLGGDDKQAAPIKQEEPVMTADEIVEVTSELVDITTNMSDPSYIAKISFAFQLSDKKAKEDFDKIKEIRIKPIIIKTLMDTKPESLKDSKGVEQLTKVLQDEINKNVKQGEVVQVDVTNKLVTGI from the coding sequence ATGAAAAAAATGCTTCCCTGGCTCATTACCATACTGGTATCCATCACTTTGATTGTGTTAGTCGTCTTTTTATTATCTGACAAGCTGCTGGGCGGAGATGACAAGCAAGCGGCTCCGATAAAGCAGGAGGAGCCTGTAATGACGGCAGATGAAATTGTCGAGGTAACTTCAGAGCTGGTGGATATTACGACGAATATGTCCGATCCCAGCTATATTGCGAAGATCAGCTTCGCTTTTCAGCTGAGTGACAAGAAGGCGAAGGAGGACTTTGATAAGATCAAGGAAATTCGCATCAAGCCGATCATTATTAAGACTCTGATGGATACCAAGCCGGAAAGCTTGAAAGATTCTAAAGGAGTCGAGCAGCTCACCAAAGTATTGCAGGACGAAATTAACAAGAATGTGAAGCAAGGTGAAGTCGTGCAAGTGGACGTTACGAACAAGCTGGTCACTGGCATTTAA
- the fliM gene encoding flagellar motor switch protein FliM, producing the protein MVDVLSQNEIDALLAALSSGEMDADELKKEDTQKKVRSYDFKRAVRFSKDHIRSLTRIHENFARYLTTYFSAQLRTFVQINVVQVEQLPYDEFIRSIPKMTVLNIFEAEPLEGRMVLEVHPNIAYAMLDRLLGGSGSAPSKITSLTEIETIIMERIFSRAFESLQEAWKTVLDISPRLEAMETNPQFMQIVSPNETIALISLSTKIGDTSGMINLCIPHVVLEPIMSKLSVHQWFTSEKKVRDPEEVDALKARVNKAELPIIAELGESRITISEFLGLSTGDVITLNKPVHNGLSIKVGDKVKFMGSPGTLKDRIAVQIDEIVSEGDEEFDE; encoded by the coding sequence TTGGTGGACGTATTATCGCAAAATGAAATTGACGCCCTCCTGGCTGCACTCTCGTCCGGTGAAATGGATGCAGATGAGCTGAAAAAGGAAGATACGCAGAAAAAAGTCCGCTCGTATGACTTTAAACGCGCCGTGCGATTTTCGAAGGATCATATCCGAAGCCTGACACGGATCCATGAGAATTTTGCTCGTTATCTGACGACCTATTTTTCAGCCCAGCTGCGCACATTTGTCCAGATAAATGTCGTTCAGGTGGAGCAGCTCCCTTATGATGAGTTCATCCGGTCCATTCCCAAAATGACGGTCCTGAATATCTTCGAAGCGGAGCCGCTGGAAGGGCGGATGGTGCTGGAGGTTCACCCCAACATCGCCTATGCCATGCTGGATCGCCTCTTAGGCGGATCGGGAAGTGCACCATCCAAAATTACATCTTTGACTGAAATTGAAACGATTATTATGGAACGGATTTTCAGTCGTGCATTTGAAAGCCTTCAGGAGGCCTGGAAGACCGTGCTTGATATTTCACCGCGTCTAGAGGCTATGGAAACTAACCCGCAGTTCATGCAGATTGTATCACCGAACGAGACGATTGCCTTGATCTCTCTCAGTACCAAAATTGGAGATACCTCCGGGATGATTAACCTTTGTATTCCGCATGTGGTACTAGAGCCTATCATGTCCAAGCTCTCTGTTCATCAATGGTTTACATCAGAGAAGAAGGTCAGGGATCCCGAAGAGGTAGATGCACTAAAGGCACGCGTAAATAAAGCGGAGCTTCCGATTATTGCCGAGCTGGGCGAATCGCGAATTACGATATCCGAATTCTTGGGATTGAGCACGGGCGATGTAATTACGCTGAACAAGCCTGTACATAACGGGCTGTCGATCAAGGTCGGTGACAAGGTGAAATTTATGGGAAGCCCGGGCACCTTAAAGGACCGGATTGCGGTGCAGATTGATGAAATCGTCAGCGAAGGAGATGAAGAATTTGACGAGTAA